A stretch of DNA from Mesomycoplasma lagogenitalium:
TTAAATCAGTTGAAAAAATTATTTTAAATAATAGATATTTAATTGAAATTCAAGAAAGTAAAAATGAAAAATACCCCGATACTTGAGAATTAAATAAAATTCAACCAATTGCTCCTTCTGAAAAATCAGAAGTAATAAATTATTTTTCTTCTTCAGTATTTAAAGGAATTGGTAAGAAAGTAGCAGAAGACATTTATGACAAATTAGGTGATAATGCTGTTTTATTTTTAAAGAAAAAACCGAACGAAATTTTCAATGTTGGCATTTCAAAGAAAAAAGCTCAAACTATTTTTGACATTTTAACTACTCAAGATTTAGAAACTGAAATTTTAGATTTTTTTAATGTTAATAAGTTATCTAAAAGTTTTTATAAAAAATTAAAAAATAATTTTCTTTTATCTCAAATGTGAAATGAATTAAAAGAAAATCCTTATTCATTATTGAATTTTGATGACAATATTTTTTTGTTTGAAGAAGTTGATGAATTCGCTTTAGCATTGGGGTTTTCACACGATAATTTAAAAAGACTAAAGTATTTAATTTTAAATGCTTTTTTAAAATACTTTGAAGATTCTGGAAACACTTATATAAATAGTAATATTAAAATTATTTTTAATTATGTTAAAAGAACCTTTCCTATAACTGATGAATATTTTAAAGAAATTGTTAAAATGTGTATTAATGAAAAATTTCTTTTTTATAATCCGATAAATAAATCTTTAACACTAAAAAATATTTTAAAACAAGAATTATTTATTTATGAAAAACTTGATGATATTTTCAAAAAAGAAAATTCTAATTTTAAATTTACATTGAATATCCCAAATTACTTGGATGATATTCAAGAAAGTGCTATTAAAACTGCCTTAAATCAAAATTTAACTATTATTACAGGCGGTCCAGGAACTGGTAAAACGGAATTATTAAAGCATATTTGAAATAATCTTAAAAATAAATATGAAAAAAGTAAAATCGCAGTTTTAGCCCCGACTGGTCGAGCTGCATTTAGAATAACAGAAAAATCTTTTGCTAATGCTAAAACCATTCACTCTTTTTTAGAAGCTGAAAAAGAGGAAAATGTTTTTGTTTTCAAAAAAGAAAGCACAAAAAACATTAATGTTTTAATTATAGATGAATTTTCTATGATTAATACCAGTGTTTTTTATTCACTATTAAAGGGAATAAAAATTAATGAATTAGAAAAAATTATTTTAATTGGCGATAATGATCAACTTCCTGCAATAGGCTATGGTAATTTACTATCGGATTTTATCAATAGTGGCTATTTTAATGTTATAAAACTAGAAAATAACTATCGCCAAAAAGATAAAATGCAAATTATTAACGATGCTCAAAAAGCAAATTTAGGTATTTTGCCAGATTTTAATAGTTATGAATCTGATTTTATAGAAATTACTGAAGAAAATTTTGTATCAGTATTTGAAAACGAGATGGACAATTATTTAAAACTTTATAAAATTGAAAATATCACCATTATTGCTCCTTTTTATAAAGGAATAGCAGGAATTGATAATGTTAATTTAATAGTTCAATCTAAAATTTTTAACAACAATCAAGATTTTTTTATAATAAAAAATCAAAAATTCTTCATAAATGATAAAGTTATTCAAAACGAAAATGATTCTGAATTAAATGTTTTTAATGGAGAAATTGGAATAATTGAGGATGTAGCCATATATAAAGAAGAAATTAAATTCATTATTGTTAAATTTGCTAATGATAAAAAAATTAAATATACAAAGAAACAGTTTGAAAAATATATCACTTTAGCTTATTGTATTTCTGTTCATAAATTTCAAGGATCAGAATCTCCTGTAATTATTATGTTGATTTTCAATAACTACAAAAGTTTTTTAACAAGAAAATTAATTTACACAGGTATGACTAGAGCACAAGAGTTTTTAAAATTGATCGGAGAAAAAGAGGTGCTAGAATTTGCTCTAAAAAATATTGACATTGAAAGAAATACTAATTTAAGACATTTATTTAAAAAATAAACTTAATTTTTTATATAATTTATAATTATGAAATTAATTGTTGGATTAGGAAATCCTGGAGATGAATATAAAAATACAAAGCATAATGTGGGTTTTTGGGTAATAGACAAAATTGCCCAAGAATTAAAATTAAATTTGGATAAGCAAAAATTTAATGGTATTTTTGCAAAAGCTGATGATTATATTTTAGCTAAACCATTAACATATATGAATAATTCAGGGTTGTTTGTGCAAAAAATAGCACATTTTTTTAAAATAAGTAATGATGATATTTTAATCATTTATGATGATATGGACTTTTCTATCGGTCAAGCAGCAATTAAAAATAACGGTTCAGCTGCTGGGCACAACGGAATGAAAGATATTATTGAGCAGTTAGGGACAGAACAAATTAAAAGATTAAAAATTGGAATTTCAAGACCTTTAAATAAGGAAAATAAAAATTATGTTTTAACTCCCTTTAATAATGAAGAACAAAAAATAATAGAAAAAGTTGTTGAAACAGCTGCTGATGCAGCTATTCAATTTTTATCAAATGATATTAGAATAATTGTTGAAAGATTTAATGCTAAAAATAAAAAAAGAAAAGATTCTTTTAGCAGTTAGCGGTGGGCCCGATTCAATGTTTATGCTTAACAAATTTAAAAAGTATAACGTTGTAGTTGCTCATATAAATTATAATAAAAGAATTGACAGCAATAAAGATCAAATAATAGTTGAACAATATTGTAAAAAATATCAGATTCCTTTTTTTACTTTAAATGTTAATAAACAAAATTATCCACTAACTGGAAATTTTCAAGATATTGCCCGAAAAATAAGATACGATTTTTTTAAACAAATTTATCAACAAGAAAATTGCTCAGTTTTGTTTATCGCTCACAATAAAGATGATTTTATTGAAAGTGCTATTATGCAAAAAAAACAAAATAAAATCGTAAATTATTGAGGAATTAAAACTAACAATAAAATATTTTCAATGAATATTAAAAGACCATTAATTAACAAATTATGAAAAAAACAAATTGAAAATAAATTGAAAAAAAAACAAATAGAATATGCAATCGATTCTTCTAATAATCAAAACATTTATCAAAGAAACAAAATAAGATTGGAACTAAAAAATAAATATTTATTTAAGTTTTTTTTATTTTATAAATACAAAATGTTTAATTTTTTTCTTCATTTAAAAAATTTAAAAAAAAATTGAGTTTATAAAAGGTGGAAAAATAAAAATTATGATGCCTCTTTTTTATTAAAAAAACAGAATAATTTTCATTATTTAATTTATAAAATGATCAATGAAAATTATTATAATATTAACTTAACTAAAGGTAAAATTGAGTCCATTTTTAATTTTATTATTTCAAAAAATAGAACTAGTAGTTATAAAATAAAGGATAATATTTTTTTATTAAAAATAAAAAATAAATTAGTTTTTAAATCAGCTGAAAATTCTTTTAATAATAAAAAACAAAACAACGCAATTTAAATAATTGTTGTTTTGTTTTTTATTATTAATCATTAAAATTATTAATTAAATCAATTCTAAAATCTTTTTAGCAATCGCATCGCTATTAAAGTGACCA
This window harbors:
- the tilS gene encoding tRNA lysidine(34) synthetase TilS; its protein translation is MLKIKKEKILLAVSGGPDSMFMLNKFKKYNVVVAHINYNKRIDSNKDQIIVEQYCKKYQIPFFTLNVNKQNYPLTGNFQDIARKIRYDFFKQIYQQENCSVLFIAHNKDDFIESAIMQKKQNKIVNYWGIKTNNKIFSMNIKRPLINKLWKKQIENKLKKKQIEYAIDSSNNQNIYQRNKIRLELKNKYLFKFFLFYKYKMFNFFLHLKNLKKNWVYKRWKNKNYDASFLLKKQNNFHYLIYKMINENYYNINLTKGKIESIFNFIISKNRTSSYKIKDNIFLLKIKNKLVFKSAENSFNNKKQNNAI
- a CDS encoding AAA family ATPase — encoded protein: MKTVEGKIKKILFASDKSDFFIFLFEDLQKNIYKIKSVEKIILNNRYLIEIQESKNEKYPDTWELNKIQPIAPSEKSEVINYFSSSVFKGIGKKVAEDIYDKLGDNAVLFLKKKPNEIFNVGISKKKAQTIFDILTTQDLETEILDFFNVNKLSKSFYKKLKNNFLLSQMWNELKENPYSLLNFDDNIFLFEEVDEFALALGFSHDNLKRLKYLILNAFLKYFEDSGNTYINSNIKIIFNYVKRTFPITDEYFKEIVKMCINEKFLFYNPINKSLTLKNILKQELFIYEKLDDIFKKENSNFKFTLNIPNYLDDIQESAIKTALNQNLTIITGGPGTGKTELLKHIWNNLKNKYEKSKIAVLAPTGRAAFRITEKSFANAKTIHSFLEAEKEENVFVFKKESTKNINVLIIDEFSMINTSVFYSLLKGIKINELEKIILIGDNDQLPAIGYGNLLSDFINSGYFNVIKLENNYRQKDKMQIINDAQKANLGILPDFNSYESDFIEITEENFVSVFENEMDNYLKLYKIENITIIAPFYKGIAGIDNVNLIVQSKIFNNNQDFFIIKNQKFFINDKVIQNENDSELNVFNGEIGIIEDVAIYKEEIKFIIVKFANDKKIKYTKKQFEKYITLAYCISVHKFQGSESPVIIMLIFNNYKSFLTRKLIYTGMTRAQEFLKLIGEKEVLEFALKNIDIERNTNLRHLFKK
- the pth gene encoding aminoacyl-tRNA hydrolase — translated: MKLIVGLGNPGDEYKNTKHNVGFWVIDKIAQELKLNLDKQKFNGIFAKADDYILAKPLTYMNNSGLFVQKIAHFFKISNDDILIIYDDMDFSIGQAAIKNNGSAAGHNGMKDIIEQLGTEQIKRLKIGISRPLNKENKNYVLTPFNNEEQKIIEKVVETAADAAIQFLSNDIRIIVERFNAKNKKRKDSFSS